GAGCCACAAAGGAAGCGGGCAAGGGCACCGGCCTGGGTTTGAGCATTGTTTACGATATCGTCAAAAAGAATCATAACGGCGAGATTATCGTCCAGAGTGAGCTTGGCAAGGGAACTGTTTTTACCATATCAATACCGGTTGTAGGGGATCAGTGAGATGAACGAAAACGTCAGGATTCTCTGTGTGGACGACGAGAAAAATGTCTTAAAGGCCCTCAACAGACTTTTCATGGATGAGGAGTATGAAGTGCTGCTGGCAAACTCCGGAGAAGAGGGCCTTGAGACCCTTGCGGTGGAAGAATCAGTGCAGGTGATTATCTCCGATTATCGCATGCCCGGAATGAACGGCGTTGATTTCCTGAAACAGGTCTTTGAGCGCTGGCCGGACACAGTGCGCATCGTGCTTTCGGGATATGCCGATACCGCGGCGGTGGTGGCGGCGATCAACGAGGGGCAGATCTATAAATTCATCCCCAAGCCCTGGAATGATGATGAGCTGAAGGTTACCATCGCCAAGGCTGTGGAGGTATATTTTCTCCGGAAGAGGAACATTGAACTCACCAGGGAACTCAGCGATCACAATGAGGAATTAAAACGCCTTAACGAAAACCTTGAGGAACTGGTGGAGGAGAGAACCGGGGAGCTGTTGTTCCAGAATAAGGTGCTTGAGCGGGGACAGAAGATTCTCGATGCCCTGCCGGTGGGCGTCCTGGGGTTGGACACTCAGGGTATGATCGTCCAATGCAACGCCCGGGCGCATTATTTTTTTCAGGGAGAAGGGGCTGTTGTTCCCGGAATGGATGCCACAGAAATTCTGCCTCCGGCGTTCCTTGAGCTGATTGATACAATATCGGATACCATGGTCAGCAGAACAATACAGGTTGCTGGTCGTGAACTGGTTGTCAAGGGGGCTGGTCTTGTGGTGGATGATTCCCGGGAAGGAGTTGTTCTGGTATTGGATGAGAAATAGGGATTATTCGTAATCAAATCATAAATAGAGAACAAGAATGAGTGAAAAAGAAACCTATACCCCGAAAGTCCTTTTTGTAGATGATGAGGCGAATATTCTCAAGGCGCTCAGGCGATTGTTCATGGAGGAGGATATTGAGGTTTTCACCGCAACCTCCGGAGAGGAAGGCCTTGGTATTCTGAAGGAGAACGAAGACATCGGTCTCATTGTTTCCGACCAGCGAATGCCGGAGATGAACGGCGTGGAATTTCTTGAAAAGGCCCGGAAGATTGCGCCGATGGCAATCAGAATCGTCTTGACCGGCTACGCTGATGTGAATGCCGCAATCGACGCGATCAACCGTGGTGGCGCAATGCGCTATATCAATAAGCCCTGGAAGGACGATGAACTTGTTCTGGCAGTCAAAGAGGCACTGGGTCGATACAAGCTGGTTATTGAAAACAAGAGATTGGGCAAGCTTGTCAGGCAGAAAACCAGGGAACTTAAAAAATGGAGCGTCGAGCTTGAGATCATTGTTCAGGAGCAGACCATGGAGCTCCAGAACAGTTATGATAAACTTCGTGAGTTGAATACCCGTCAGAAAAACAACTTTAACAGCACGATCCTGGCATTTTCAAAATTATTGGAACTCCGGGATCCGAGTATGAGGAGTCACGCGGAAAATGTTGCGGACCTGTCGGTTGCCCTGGCTGAAAACATGAATTTATCCGCTGATGAAATCGAGAATATACGGATCGCATCCCTTCTTCATGATATCGGCAAGGTGGGCACGCCGGATCTGATGCTTATCAAGGATGTCAAGAATATGACCTCTGAGGAGCAGGTTGAATATCACAACCATCCTGTGCGGGGCCAGGCGGCTATCGATATTATCGAAGATCTGCGCGAGATCGGCGGGATTATTCGGCATCACCATGAAAGTTTTGACGGCAGGGGTTTCCCGGACGGGCTTAAAAAAGATGCCATACCCCTGGGGGCAAGAATTATTGCCGTAGCCGATTATGTCGACAACAGCGTCAGGAAATTCCAGGGCGACAGTGGCGTTGACCATACAATTAACGAAGTAAAGCGTCATTCCGGAAAAATATTCGACCCACAGGTTGTTTCAGTGATGAGGAAGCCGGTCCGGGCGGTGTACAAGGAACGCCTGGCCGTGTCCGAGTTTGTCGAAATCGAAGTATCCGCACGGGAATTGCGGCCCGGAATGATACTTGCCAATGATGCAACCAGCGGCACCGGGCTCCTGCTGCTCAAAGGCGGCATGACCCTCGATGCCGCAAGCATAGAAATTCTCAGAAGATATTATTCCGTCGATCCGACCAAAACCGGTATTTTTGTTCTGGTCAAACGCGAATCTTAGGAAGCGCGGGCAGGAGATGAATGGATAGCCTGCCCTTCATGGGGCAAGGAAAGAAAACAGAGGACAGAGGTAGGATGCCGGAAGAAATAAATCTTGTGTTACTGGCAGGTTGAGTTATTTTTCACTCCTCACTCCTCACTCCTCACTCCTCACTCCTCACCCCTCACTCCTCACCCCTCACTCCTCACTGCCCTTACCCCAGATCCCAGGATTCGGTAATCCCGTCGTATTGGGTTTTGATTTCTTTAAGGAGGTCGGGGAGTTTTTTATTGGATAAATCGAGGTATTTCAGGATTTCCACATCAATTTTTATCATCTTCTGATCCGTGCTTACACCCAGTTTTGCGGCCTTGGCAATCATATTGCCCACATAAATGGAATTTATCAGAGTCGCCTCTTTTTTTTCCGAGATTTCTTTTGGCAAAAAGGGTTTGTGATGTTTGCGTACTGCATTGACGTAATCCTCCGGGAAATTCCAGGACTCGGCCAGCATGGCGCCGACACGCGGATGGGAATAGCCAAGCACCTTACTCTCCGCATCCGCCTGATTGATGTCCGAGTCTTTCATCAGTTTGAGGATCTCTCTCATGGCATCAGGAATTTTATGGGCGATGATTATTTTTCCTATGTCATGGAGAATGCCGCCGACAAAGGCTTTTTCGGCCAGTTCCGGTTGGGTGATCATCGTAATCGCTTTTGAAGACACTGCAACACCCAGGCTGTGACACCAGAGACCCTGTAAATCAATGACTTTTTCCGAGTCACTGGAGAATAATTTGAAAACAGAAACAGAGAGCGCCAGGCTCTGGATGGTATTTAATCCCAGTACGGTGATTGCCCGCTGTGGGGTTTCAACCTGACGTGCCAGGCCGTAATAGGCGGAATTTGCGAGTCTCAGCAGTTTCGAGGTGAGGGATGGGTCCTGGGCGATTATTTTCCCCAGGGAATGTGCGGTGAGCGATTTCTTTTTGGTCTCTTCGTTTATCTGGGTCGCAACTGCCGGCAGAGTGGGAAGATCTTTGGTTGATTCTATTAATTTAGCAAGTTGCATGAAGATTAAATGACGTTATCTCGGGTTAGACCTGCCTCCGGTTCAGAATTCGTAGCTGACGGCAGGATGTTTTTGGCCGATGGAATTATTTGAATATGACATGAAGGCGGTTAAATTACGAAATATTTTTTATGATAATTATTATTAATCAAATTGTTTATGACTAATTTCAAGAGCGGCGCTTGACCTTTTAAAAGGCTGATGGTACGATCCCTGCGTTTCAGGAAACGTGTCTTTCAGTACTGATTTTCGGAGGTTATTTGACGATGGCTCAACAGGAAAAAGCAGAGAAGAATTTTCCACAAGGCATGGTCCCCCTTGGAAAAAATACCTTCCAATTTGCCTGCAACCCGGATGTCCCCTGTTTCACCGCCTGCTGCCGGAAGCTCGATCTCTATCTCTATCCCTATGATATTATCCGTCTGAAAAACAGGTTACAGATCAGCTCGGAAGATTTTCTCAACCGTTATACCGGGGTTGTCCAGGGTGCGAATCCTTTTTTCCCGGCATTGATGCTGCAGATGAGCGATACTCTGGAAAGGACCTGTCCATTTCTGGATAAAAGCGGTTGCACGGTTTACGAAGACCGTCCTTCCGCCTGCCGGACCTATCCTCTGGAGCGGGCTGTGGACCGCACTCCTTCGGACGGCAGACCTGAAGAATTCTTTTTTTTAACCAATCATGAGTATTGTAAAGGTCACGAGCAGGAAACCCAGTGGTCGGTGAAAGAGTGGATCCGTGATCAGAAATTGCAATATTACAATGTCATGGATGATCTCTGGGCGGAGATGGACACCCTGTTTTCAACAAATCCCTGGGCCGGGGAGGGAGCAGCCGGACCCAAGCAGCTCATGGCATTTATGGTCTGTTATAATATCGACAGGTTCCGCCAGTATGTCAATGATCACGATCTCCTGAAAAGATTCCGCCTGGATAAATCAAGGCGACGCCTTATTGAAACCGATGACGAAGCATTATTGCGTTTCGGGTTCGACTGGCTCAAATTGATTCTCGCTAAACAACCAACATTGATTCCCAGATAAGTTTCATTCCTCAAGCCCATCCCATTCATGCGCGCTTTTATTATTGTTTTTTTGTGCAGTTGTTCGCGGATGATTTTCAAAAACCCGAATAATCCTAAATGCCTTATGGCTTTTTCCAATAATTACGTCTATCTATAAAAGATTGTTTGACAGCCCTGGTCCGTTTGTTAAACACTGGTTTATGTATTCTGAAGATCAAAGGAGGCCATATGGCTCAGAACCGGTTACTGGTCATCGATGACGACATAGGAATTCGAATCGTTCTCAAGGAAATTTTTACATTCAAGGAATATGAAGTTGTAACGGCTGCCAGCGGCAAAGAGGCAATTGAGACTGCCGAGGCACGGGAGTTCGATGTTGCAATGATTGACATCCATCTTCCCGACATGCTTGGGATTGATCTTCTCCGTCAATTGAAGGCAAAGCAGCCGGACCTGGAATGTGTGATTATTACCGGCGATCTGGCCATTGAGAATGCCACTGCCGCCATCAAGGAAGGGGCCTGCGGTTATTTTATCAAACCCCTGATTATTGATGATGTCGCCCACCGGCTGGAAGAAATCATTGAAAGAAAAAAGATGCGGCAGGAAATCAGGCAACTCAATGAATTACCCAGAATCATTTTAAACAGTATCAATGCCTCGATTGCGATTATTGATGCCGAAGATTTCAGGCTTATAAGTGTCAATGAAGCTTTTCTTGAAGAAGCAGGATTACCCGAAAAAAAGGTGGTTGGCAGGCATTGTTATAAAGTGACTCATGGCAGTGACGAGCCTTGCAAGGAGCCTGATGATATATGTCCCCTTCATGAAACCGTTGCGAATGGCAGTCACAGTATGGTCGAGCATGTACATTTTAACGGCGCAGGTGAAAAAAAGTTTGTGGAGGTTTCCACCTCCCCCATATTCGATTCAAATGGCAAAGTGATACAGGTAGTGCATGTAACCAGGGATGTCACGGAAAGAAAGGCGCTTGAAGAATCGCTGGTCAATGAAAAGCTGCTCCATGAGGAGGCCCATATTGAGTTGTTGAATGCCTATGATGAATTGAAAAAGAGCCAGACCCGGGTCATTCAGCAGGAAAAAATGGCCTCCATCGGCCAGCTTGCCGCAGGCGTTGCCCATGAGATCAACAACCCCATGGGTTTTATCGCCAGCAACCTCACCTCCCTGGGGAAATATGTCGGCAAATGCAAAGAATATATGGATGCCCAGGAAGCAGCATTAAAGGGCGGAATTGATGAGAGTGTTATAAAAGAATTAAAGCAGCTCAGGAAAAAGCTTAAAATTGATTTTGTCGTGGACGATATCGGCGACTTGATCGCTGAATCGCTGGACGGCGCAGAACGGGTCAAAAAAATTGTCCAGAATCTTAAAAGTTTTTCCAGAATGGATGAAGATGAAATGCACGCCGCCGATATCAATGAATGTATTGAAACGACGCTCAATATCGTCTGGAACGAACTGAAATATAATTGCACCGTTGAAAAAGATTACGGCGATCTGCCTCGTATTAATTGTTATCCCCAGCAATTGAATCAGGTCTTTATGAACCTCCTGACAAACGCCGCCCACGCCATTAAAGACAAAGGGGTTATATCCATCAAAACCGTACATGATGAGAAAAATATCCTGATCACCATCAGCGACACCGGCTGCGGCATTCCTGAGGAAAATCTGCAGAAGCTGTTCGAGCCTTTTTTTACCACCAAGCCTGCGGGAAAAGGCACCGGCCTCGGGATGAGTATCGCCGATGATATTATCAAAAAGCATCACGGGGAAATACTTGTGAAAAGCGAAGTGGGCAAGGGCACTACTTTTACCGTGAAGCTGCCTGTTGAAGAGAAATAATCAAAAATCATCCTGGTATGATTTCAGTTAGTTCCGGAGGATCACTTTGCCAGAAGATACTGTCGAAAGAATAAAAAAACCGCTTCTGATCCCACTGGGGATTGTTTTTTTGTTGTTGATCTGCGGCGCGGTGTTCGGAGCTTATAAGCTCCAGCATCAAAGCATCATCCATGATGTCCGCGAACGGATTGACCGGCTGGATCTCCTATTTCAAGGGATATTGGATGAGGAAGCGGCGTTGCTCAACAGCATGCTTGATAATCTTGAAACAGAGCCGTCATTGCAGGAAGCATTTGTTGCTGGGGATAGAGATATGCTTCTTCAAAGGGCTTTACCCTATTATCAGCAGATCAACTCCAGATACCATATTACCCATTTCTATTTTCATACAACCGACAAGGTCAATTTCTTGAGGATGCATAATCCTCCGCGGCACAGTGACCTGATCAACAGGTTTACTTTGGAACAGGCTGTGAGCAAGGGGAAAACGGCTTATGGAATCGAGCTTGGCCCGTTTGGCACCTTTACCCTGAGAGTGGTGCGGCCCTGGTATATTAAAGGCGCCCTTGCCGGGTATCTGGAACTTGGCAAGGAAATTGAGCATATCACCCCGAAATTAAAAGAAATACTCGGAATAGACCTTTTTTTCTTCATTGATAAACCTTTTCTGAACCGTGAAAAATGGCAGGAAGGCTTGCCAATGATGGGCCGTATCGGCGATTGGGATTCCTATTCAACTGCTGTGCTCATGGATAAAACCATGGACGATGTTCCCGATGCAATTGCGGGTTTTCTTGAGGCAGGCCAGGATGCGCATAAGGGACAACTTTTTGAGATTGAGAGTCAAAACCGGAACTATTTTGGAGGATTTACTGCGCTTAAGGATGCGGGAAATCGGCACGTCGGGGATATTTTCGCTATACGGGATGTCAGCCGCGAGCATACTTCATTAATTAAATTTTCGTTGATCATTCTCTTTTCCGGCATGTTTCTCGGTATTGTATTGATTCTTGTTTTCTATAAATACATCGACCGTCTTGAAGCAAGTCTGGTTGCAGCCCGGGAGGCTTTGGAAAATCAACATCTGAATCTACGACAACTTTTTTCAAAAGTGGAACAGGCAAAAAAGGAGTGGGAGCGGACCATGGATTGCATGGGCGAGATGGTGATTCTTGCCGATGGGAATGGGGTTGTCAGGAGGATAAATAAAGCCTTTAAGGATTTTGTTGAAAAGTCATATGATGAAATTCTTGGCAAGGACTGGCAGCAACTCGTTGGAGATTTCGGAATAGCGCGGCAATCTTTGAGTGGTGATTTAGTTGCTGAGGTGCGAGATCCCCGTACCGGAAGATGGTTTGTGATAAAAACATATCCCTTTACCGATTCGCTGGCCTCAACAGATAACACGGGCGGCACCGTAGTTACGATCAGTGAGATTACCCAGTTGAAGAAGGTGTCAAGCGCCCTTGAACTCAGGAACACGGAAATCAACGAAAATCGCCAGAAACTGCAAACAGCCCTTGATAAATTATCAGGTATTATTCAGAAGGTTGCCGCAGGGAAGGATTTTGGCTTTCGTTTTGAAAATCCAAATCTTTCTTCCTGTTCCGAAATTAAGAATTGCAACAAGGAGGATTGCCCATGTTATGGCGGAGATGCTCCACGATGCTGGCAGATTGCCGGTACATTCTGCCGAGGGGAAGTGCAGGGGGAATTTGCCAGCAAACTGGACAACTGCATCAATTGTCAAGTGTATAAAAAAGCCACGGAAGACCCTATTTATCAGATCGGCGAAGAGTTCAATAATATGATGCATATTCTTGAGGCAAAGAATTCAGAACTTCATGACGCATTTGAACAGTTGAAATCAGCCCAGGCCCAGATGTTGCAAACCGAAAAAATGGCCTCTGTGGGACAGTTGGCCGCCGGTGTGGCCCATGAGATCAACAACCCCATGGGATTTATTTCAAGCAATCTGACCTCCCTTGGCAAATACACCGGGAAGGTAACCGAGTTTATTGAAACCCAGGCTCAGATCATTGAAAAATTAAGGGATCTTGAAGCCATTGAAGAATCAAAGACTGCTCGGAAGAAACTCAAAATCGATTTTATTCTTGAAGACCTTAAGGATCTTGTTGCCGAATCCCTTGAAGGCGCGGACCGGGTCAAAACCATTGTTCAGGGATTGAAAACCTTTTCCCGGGTGGATCAGGCCGTGGAATCCGAAGCGGACATCAACGAATGCCTGGAATCAACCATCAATGTGGTATGGAATGAGCTGAAGTACAAGGCCACGGTTGAGAAAAACTATGGCGATATCCCCCGGGTGAAATGTTTCCCGCAGCAATTGAATCAGGTGTTCATGAACCTCCTGGTCAATGCCGCTCAGGCCATTGAAGATCAGGGCGTAATTACTATTCGCTCATGGGGGGAAAAACATTCTGTAAGAATAGCAATTTCAGATACCGGCGCAGGGATTGCCGAAAAACATCTGAGTCGATTGTTCGAGCCTTTTTTTACCACCAAGGATGTGGGCAAAGGCACGGGACTTGGGCTTTCCATCTGTTACGACATCATCAAGAAACACGGCGGTGAAATAACCGTGGACAGTGAGGTCGGCCGCGGCTCGACGTTTACCGTTATTCTGCCGATTGGCTAGTGCCTGTCCATAAAAGGTCTTTTGCTAGAATTTCCGCGTCATACTCAAAAAAATAATGCTCGAAATATCAACTATATGTCTGTGCTTATTTTTTTCGCGGTCCTTGAACTTCAAGAGATAAGCGTAGACTTCGAAAATCCTCATTTATGGACAGACTCTAACTAATGCTTTGAACCGTTTAGAAACTGTAGGAAGTGGAGAGATACAGCGTATAGGAATAGGACTCCACATCCTGAATGCTCGTGTTACTGAACAGCTGGGCGTCGCCGCTGCCGGTGGAATAACTGAAACCGCCGCTGATCGAAGTGTTTCTGGTGAATTTACTTAAACTGACGCTGAACCCATAAAAATCAATGTTTTCGCCCTGTCCGCTTTTCCCTGCCTCGATGTCCTTGGTGTTGGCGTTATTGGTAAAGATACCGAGGCGCAGGGCGGTTTTTTCCGAGAAGAATTTTTCCATGCCCATGGCGATATTCCAGGTGGCCTCCCGGTCGCCGAAATTTACGTCATCCACGGCGGTATAATACGAGAAATCACCGGAAAGCAGCATGGTTTCCGAAAGGAACCAGGCCGCGCCCAGTTTGAAACTGGTGGGTTGTTCCCGGTTCTCGGTGTGGGTGGAAGGTGCGGGCATGGTTATTGAATCGGTGGCGGTAGCGGTGATTTCCGATCTCTGGGCATACTGGGATCTGGTGTAGGAATCATAGACAAAGACCTGGCCGACCCGCAAACCCAGGGCGAGTTTGTCAACCGGACTCCACATGATTCCCAGGAGCGGTTGCATGCCGTATTCCGTGGTCTGGTAATAGGAGTTGGCCCAGAGGTAGTCGCCATTGGCATACTCGATGAAATTATTCTGGATCAGTTCTTTCTCACGATAATGAAAATAAAGGGTCATTCCCACTGACAGTGATTTGTTGATTTCCATGGCATAGGACGGGCCGAATTCGATGGTGCTGTCGCTGTGGTTGAGGTTGAAATTATAGGCGGTGATCGTGCCGTTTGAAGACGGCAGATTTGAAAAAGTCTGGTCCTGATCTTCATTAATCGAATCAGGCACGGCGATTGAAAACCCTATCATCCCTTTACCCAGCGGTTGGACCACACCCAGAAAATTCGGCAGGAGCGTGGTGCTGTTCCGTTTAAAATCCCCACCTCCGGCCAGGGCGTTTTTGTAAGTTTTATATTGCTGGTTGAAGGCGTTGACGCTGGCGGTGAGATTTCTGGTGGTCGCATAGACGATTCCGGCAGGGTTGTAATACAGTCCGGATGGGTCGTCTGATATTGCGGTGTATGCGCCGCCCAGGCCCGTTGCCCGGTCGCCGATAAGGAGATTATTGTAATGGTCCTCATCAGCAAAACCGGTTCCCGATATGAGTGGAAAGGTCAGTAAACAGACCAAAATGATTGTATAAACTTTCCTGCCGCATGTTTGGTTCATTTTACGGGAAAGGACATCATTATCTGAGCGTGGCATTAAATCTCTCCTTAAGGGTTGGAAGTTGTAAATTATTCAAGCCATTTTCACTGATTGCAAGGGCGAGGGCAGCGAGGCGTTCTTCAAAGGCCGGATGGGTGCTGTAAAGAACCTGTAATTTATCCTCACGGGATTTCTTCACTTTCAGCAGATAACGCTGTAACGCGGAAGGATCATAACCCGCAGTTGCAAGCAGAAAAGTGCCGATCTCATCGGAAACGAATTCGTCTTGTTTGTTAAGGCCTTTGGTAAAAAGCAGGTCCATTGCCATGTCCACCGCCTGCACAAAGGCCATTTTGGTGGGGTCGCCGGCGCCGCCCAGAAGATGGGCAAGTCCTGCGGCGGCTGATTGTTCCGAGCCTTTGATGTTTAATTCCCTGACGATATGTTTTTCGGTTGCATGGGCGATTTCATGGGCCAGGACTCCGGCAAGCTCGGCCTCATCCTCCATAAGCGTTAACGCTCCCAGTGTAATAAAAATATAACCGCCCGGCGCGGTATAGGCGTTGATCGTGTCGCTGTCCAGCACCGCGAAATGAAAGTCGAGTTCCGGTCTGTTGGTGTGTCTCAGAAGTGAGTGGCCAACCAGGTTGACATATCTGGTGAGAATGTCGTCCCTGTTCAATTTGAAGCGGCCAAGGATTCTCGCGGCAACTTCGCGGCCGAAATTAATTTCCGCCCGGACGTCTTCAATGGAATTATCCGCGGCAGCGTCCTTTGCAGACAGTCTTGCCCGATAATCCAGCGGGCGGGCATCGGCTTCAAAAAGATTTCCGGACAACACAGGAATGATAGTGATGAGAAAAAGGCCAAGAATCATAAAGAAGGAAAACCTGGGATTGAATGCCGTATGTTTCATTCGCCAACTCCGTTCTGGATGAATTCGTTCAATTCCTGAGGGGAAACGGTTATGCCTTCAACAAACGCCAGTGAGGCAAAATTTGATTGCAGCGCCTGGTTTGCCCGCCTGCGGTCGTCAGCGGCAAGACCTCTGGCGGCGCCTGCGGTGGCAACGGTAGAAGCCCGGCGTCTGGCGTTTTTGCTGACATCCGTGTCAGATGTGGTAATAAGGCTTATTTTTTCCATTGGCGGCGCAAGGGAAACCAGCAGTCTGGAGATCCATCCCTGTTGTTTATCTGCTTCAACCATATACCAGCTGCCTTTTTGTTCTTTGACTGAAAGTTCCTGCCCCTGTTCAAACCTGGCGACTACCTTGGCATTGAATTTCGGTGCATCCATCAGTTTCGCAGAGACACTCTGGACATACAGGGTATCTGCTGCATGAAGGAGACCCGGGAGAACAGGAAAAACCAGGGACAATATAAGGATAATTTTTTTCATGGTGGTCCTTTTGTTTTGCGAACAATAAAATCTTTTACCTGGTTGATTCTACTATAAAAGTGCTGCAGAAATACAATGAAAAAGGTTGCTCACTTTGTCTTCATCGTAAACACCCCGTCCCATGGAATATCCGGCGGGTTTGCTTTATAAACGGCGCATCTATCAATATAAACTTTTGATAAATCATTATTGCTAAGAGTGCTGAACACTTCTATCGCCTCATCCCATTTTTGATCCTGATAGAGTTTGAAACCTCTGGAAGCCAGTTCCGCCTGGTGTCTTGCACAATCAAGTTCCGTTTCCGAATCATCCGGCATTGCCAGCGGTGTGAAGAGTTTTACCGGTTTTGTTTTGCCTTTGACCCGGACCTGGTCGACAATCATGCAGGGAATTGTTTTGTCCAGCTCGTTAAAGGTGTATTCCGAAATAATCACCGGGAAGCCGTATTGCTTGGTGAGTCCTTCGAGGCGTGAAGCAATGTTTACCGCATCGCCGATAACCGTGTAGTCGAGTTTTTTCTCGCTGCCGATATTACCGAGAACAACCTCACCGGTATTGACTCCGATGCCGATGGTGATTTTTGGGTAGCCTTTTTCCCTGAGTTTTCTGTTTACATCTTCAAGCCTGCGGATCATTTCTATTGCAGCCAGAACGGACTGGGTGGCATGGTCTTTAACCTTGATGGGCGCACCCCAGAAGGCCATAATCGCATCACCGATGAATTTATCCAGGGTTCCCTTATAATTGAAAATGACATCGGTCATGGCCTCGAAATGGCAATTCAGGAGATCGACAACCTGTTCCGCTTCAAGCTCTTCAGAGATGCTTGTAAAACTTCTTACATCCGAA
The Pseudomonadota bacterium DNA segment above includes these coding regions:
- a CDS encoding outer membrane protein transport protein, encoding MPRSDNDVLSRKMNQTCGRKVYTIILVCLLTFPLISGTGFADEDHYNNLLIGDRATGLGGAYTAISDDPSGLYYNPAGIVYATTRNLTASVNAFNQQYKTYKNALAGGGDFKRNSTTLLPNFLGVVQPLGKGMIGFSIAVPDSINEDQDQTFSNLPSSNGTITAYNFNLNHSDSTIEFGPSYAMEINKSLSVGMTLYFHYREKELIQNNFIEYANGDYLWANSYYQTTEYGMQPLLGIMWSPVDKLALGLRVGQVFVYDSYTRSQYAQRSEITATATDSITMPAPSTHTENREQPTSFKLGAAWFLSETMLLSGDFSYYTAVDDVNFGDREATWNIAMGMEKFFSEKTALRLGIFTNNANTKDIEAGKSGQGENIDFYGFSVSLSKFTRNTSISGGFSYSTGSGDAQLFSNTSIQDVESYSYTLYLSTSYSF
- a CDS encoding M48 family metalloprotease translates to MKHTAFNPRFSFFMILGLFLITIIPVLSGNLFEADARPLDYRARLSAKDAAADNSIEDVRAEINFGREVAARILGRFKLNRDDILTRYVNLVGHSLLRHTNRPELDFHFAVLDSDTINAYTAPGGYIFITLGALTLMEDEAELAGVLAHEIAHATEKHIVRELNIKGSEQSAAAGLAHLLGGAGDPTKMAFVQAVDMAMDLLFTKGLNKQDEFVSDEIGTFLLATAGYDPSALQRYLLKVKKSREDKLQVLYSTHPAFEERLAALALAISENGLNNLQLPTLKERFNATLR